From Brienomyrus brachyistius isolate T26 chromosome 21, BBRACH_0.4, whole genome shotgun sequence, the proteins below share one genomic window:
- the LOC125716369 gene encoding calponin-3-like, protein MTQFNKGPTYGLSAEVKSKIAQKYDLQKEEELRFWIEEVTGMPIGENFQQGLKDGVILCDLINKLQPGSVKKINHSKLNWHKLENLGNFIKAILNYGLKPNDIFEANDLFENGNMTQVQTTLLALASMAKTKGIDTKVDIGVKYADRQTRQFNEEKMKAGQCVIGLQMGTNKCASQAGMTAYGTRRHLYDPKIQTDKPFDQTTISLQMGTNKGASQAGMAAPGTRRDIFDQKVAVQPLDSSTISLQMGTNKVASQKGMSVYGLGRQVFDPKYCATPLEPTVHANGSQGMGTGTNGSEASDTDYQGDYPDEYPLNYQDEYSGHYNDQPIDY, encoded by the exons ATGACTCAGTTCAACAAGGGACCGACCTACGGCCTCTCTGCAGAAGTGAAAAGCAAG ATCGCCCAAAAGTATGACCtgcagaaggaggaggagctgcGCTTTTGGATCGAGGAGGTGACGGGCATGCCCATCGGGGAGAACTTCCAGCAAGGCCTGAAGGATGGCGTCATCCTGTGCGA CTTGATTAACAAGTTGCAGCCTGGTTCGGTAAAGAAAATCAACCATTCTAAACTGAACTGGCACAAG ctggaaAACCTGGGAAACTTCATCAAAGCTATTCTGAACTATGGCTTGAAGCCCAATGACATCTTTGAAGCGAACGACCTCTTTGAAAATGGAAACATGACTCAAGTCCAGACCACACTCCTGGCTTTGGCCAGTATG GCCAAGACGAAAGGCATCGACACGAAGGTCGACATCGGCGTGAAATATGCCGACAGGCAGACACGGCAGTTCAATGAGGAGAAGATGAAGGCTGGACAGTGCGTCATCGGGCTACAG ATGGGAACGAACAAGTGCGCCAGTCAGGCCGGGATGACGGCGTACGGGACCAGGAGACATCTCTACGACCCTAAGATTCAGACAGACAAGCCGTTTGACCAGACTACCATCAGCTTGCAGATGGGAACAAACAAAGGCGCCAGCCAG GCCGGTATGGCCGCTCCTGGCACCCGCAGAGACATCTTTGACCAGAAGGTGGCGGTGCAGCCGTTGGACTCGTCCACTATCTCCCTGCAGATGGGCACCAACAAGGTGGCCTCCCAGAAGGGCATGAGTGTCTACGGGCTCGGCCGGCAGGTCTTCGACCCCAAGTACTGCGCCACTCCCCTGGAGCCCACAGTCCACGCTAACGGCAGCCAGGGCATGGGTACAGGTACCAACGGCTCCGAGGCCAGCGACACTGACTACCAGGGCGACTACCCCGACGAGTACCCGCTCAACTACCAGGACGAGTACAGCGGTCACTACAACGACCAGCCCATCGACTACTAG
- the LOC125716286 gene encoding TLC domain-containing protein 4-B-like yields MKDKNWLLMDTFCPLVTGISMTSFLAFQCLFYSVSPWLSARISVGFPMLNRKQKIEWNSRTVSTLHAVVMGLFCLYILFFDDAINKDPIWGDPALVKISVGITTGYLISDLLLIRCYWTAIGEKSYVVHHLASLYACYYVLGQGMLPYFANFRLIAEISTPCVNQRWFFEVLGYPKSSKANIANGVLMAVTFFLVRIAIIPIYYGRMYSVYGSESFFRLPWGGRAAWIFSSICLDIMNVVWMHKIARGCYKVLLSSRRKKTELQENGKPD; encoded by the exons ATGAAAGACAAG AATTGGCTGCTCATGGATACCTTCTGCCCGCTGGTAACGGGCATCTCCATGACCAGCTTCCTCGCCTTCCAGTGCCTGTTTTACAGCGTCAGCCCCTGGCTCTCGGCTCGCATCAGTGTAGGCTTCCCGATGCTCAACCGCAAGCAGAAGATCGAGTGGAACTCCAG GACAGTGTCCACGCTACATGCCGTCGTGATGGGGCTCTTCTGTCTTTACATCCTGTTTTTTGATGACGCCATTAACAAAGACCCGATCTG GGGGGATCCCGCCCTGGTGAAAATCAGTGTGGGTATAACTACAGGGTATCTCATTTCAG atCTGCTTCTCATACGTTGCTATTGGACAGCTATAGGGGAGAAGTCTTATGTAGTTCATCATCTGGCCTCGTTGTATGCTTGCTACTATGTACTG GGTCAGGGTATGTTACCCTACTTTGCCAACTTCCGTCTGATCGCAGAGATTTCCACTCCCTGCGTGAATCAGCG CTGGTTCTTTGAAGTGTTAGGGTACCCCAAGTCCTCCAAGGCCAACATAGCCAACGGGGTCTTGATGGCGGTGACATTCTTCTTGGTGCGAATCGCCATCATTCCCATCTACTACGGCAGGATGTACTCCGTCTACGGCTCGGAGTCGTTCTTCAGGCTGCCCTGGGGCGGCCGTGCTGCCTGGATCTTCTCAAGCATCTGCCTGGACATCATGAATGTCGTGTGGATGCACAAGATCGCCCGGGGCTGCTATAAGGTCTTACTCTCCAGCCGACGGAAGAAAACAGAGTTGCAAGAAAACGGGAAGCCGGATTAA